The following are from one region of the Coccinella septempunctata chromosome 7, icCocSept1.1, whole genome shotgun sequence genome:
- the LOC123316274 gene encoding uncharacterized protein LOC123316274, whose protein sequence is MKVIVLVLSAVSVVCGGHAGYPSSYSSSAGPQLHPQEWQGESSLYSEGGWASAQKVAYPQHVPVIHNGVPVETPEVQAAKAHFYQEYARAAALAAQKPDPLNGQYAGDHGHEKYLPVNQGWTAEKRVSYEQPNQIWQNGQEYTNAAYDNNAYNHNAYQNQAYDNSAYDNSAYDHSAYDNSAYDHSAYVPVDTPEVQKAKISHFKAFAAALARASAPRKQQQQHRYRRSASEWAEPKYQGPIHVPHITKEGVPADTPEVQKAKYLHEQALHQAAALAHASGNGEEDHSAWKEEQGHQVYGPPQSAGWPSAPVHTSYKVNHEHIQKWHGPEHMPVLDHSGVPIDTPEVQHARKAHLAALAAESEKHKGWQPEQQWQEEQKW, encoded by the exons ATGAAGGTCATTGTTCTGGTACTCAGTGCTGTGTCTGTGGTGTGCGGTGGCCACGCCGGTTACCCTTCGAGCTATAGCAGTTCGGCAGGACCTCAGCTACACCCCCAGGAGTGGCAGGGAGAATCCTCCCTATATTCCGAGGGTGGATGGGCCTCAGCTCAAAAGGTGGCATACCCCCAACATGTCCCAGTGATCCACAACGGAGTCCCAGTCGAAACCCCCGAAGTACAAGCCGCCAAAGCTCACTTTTATCAGGAATACGCAAGGGCTGCAGCTCTGGCTGCCCAGAAACCTGACCCCTTGAATGGCCAGTACGCCGGAGATCATGGGCATGAGAAATACCTGCCTGTTAACCAAGGTTGGACAGCTGAGAAGAG GGTTTCCTACGAACAGCCCAACCAAATCTGGCAGAACGGACAAG AATACACGAATGCAGCATATGACAACAACGCATACAACCACAATGCTTATCAAAACCAAGCCTATGACAACTCTGCCTATGACAACTCTGCCTATGACCACTCTGCTTATGACAATTCGGCCTACGACCACAGTGCTTATGTCCCAGTAGACACCCCTGAAGTACAAAAGGCTAAAATATCTCACTTCAAG GCTTTTGCGGCAGCCCTGGCTCGTGCTTCAGCCCCAAGGAAACAACAACAGCAACATCGTTACAGAAGATCAGCCAGCGAATGGGCTGAACCAAAATACCAAGGTCCAATCCACGTCCCACACATCACCAAAGAAGGCGTACCCGCTGATACCCCCGAGGTCCAGAAAGCCAAATATCTCCACGAACAAGCCCTCCATCAAGCTGCTGCCCTTGCCCACGCCTCAGGCAACGGCGAAGAAGACCACAGCGCATGGAAGGAAGAGCAGGGACACCAAGTCTACGGACCACC ACAATCCGCCGGATGGCCATCAGCTCCAGTCCACACATCTTACAAAGTAAACCACGAGCACATCCAGAAATGGCACGGACCTGAGCACATGCCAGTTTTAGACCACAGCGGCGTGCCAATCGACACACCCGAGGTACAGCACGCAAGGAAGGCCCACTTAGCTGCTTTGGCCGCCGAATCCGAGAAGCACAAGGGTTGGCAACCTGAGCAACAATGGCAGGAAGAGCAGAAATGGTGA
- the LOC123317254 gene encoding uncharacterized protein LOC123317254 encodes MSSSNSDFDGFGGPEPKYFRGRNAKMSTDIRSKVSTTSRNSSVLSTNSGPESKYYKMKKLVIAIKEYLQNSTEEIGSLVNRYLQALSVTIDLSIFDPHTNIASEFFVSLYELMNKIEPRSPFTWHCVDVLSNVCRNSAARSALIHTYQFLPSLSRVLGDQISTEKKIRLLKLMQDLTCGIKISWQIPHLPHLMITLAKWVENQDAEIVALSLGVIVNLCYKNLPAIYTLTSNVDMKKLMKICLKMKGPIAEAHACKLLIICDHINEMGPTRVLLKLVGITFTSMKKAFECRDHIVLRQLVEFYIDVEKQNHDQQNDELNEIYEREFRDLLGVLERTIASTNTEEGQGDIYNLGECIALFFQFIHHLVETDMRCLKQFYPKFIQMSLNWVQSDVVSPQSIAILKAIAIRTSLEDTDILKPIGISLPVFLLCLESGSQDDEPSNTQHNKKIAALLELLRVLMKVDHLKSKILIEIKEETICKVFYPLLGDDSPRVRATCSEEAVGLYTHAVALVNELAKNCANWVSIRENLLQQRQIHYIISQALYCGSKEIKGLILEMASLPGFPNHNVAEAMSSMQNLVFLTSPPPAKNSLIMNEISTPVLSVTQVEKLDSLMIKLKDMIANRNFVDISTSDVMELYEYKLASMGHAERAAMASVEAASERCTHLQHRMAQLTAEMNSLHQLLFHTQQRREELVKTKKELEEAVQMWTNSFEAEKGRCKAVQSRLAQEEKKTAKLQEELDDTCKKLTEVVASKDQLEEQQTKLKHLVSKLEENCSRLEKNLLKKEEALKKSTSQNEDLKMRLGDLEQQLMQKNEILENKNEELHEALEDLKVTKQIIDTITKVAQQRK; translated from the exons ATGAGTTCTTCGAATTCAGATTTTGATGGATTTGGGGGTCCAGAACCCAAATATTTCAGAGGAAGAAACGCTAAGATGTCGACAGATATTCGCTCAAAAGTTAGTACAACTTCTAGGAATTCATCAGTATTGAGTACAAACAGTGGACCAGAATCTAAAtattataaaatgaaaaaactagtTATCGCTATTAAAGAATATTTACAGAATAGTACTGAAGAAATAGGTAGTTTAGTTAACAGATATTTACAA GCACTGAGTGTAACGATAGATCTGAGTATATTCGATCCACACACGAATATTGCTTCAGAATTTTTTGTTAGTTTGTATGAGCTTATGAATAAAATAGAACCAAGATCTCCTTTCACATGGCACTGTGTCGATGTCCTAAGTAATGTTTGTAGAAACTCAGCTGCTAGATCAGCTTTGATACATACCTACCAGTTCCTACCATCACTTTCAAGGGTGTTGGGAGACCAAATCtccacagaaaaaaaaataagacttCTCAAACTCATGCAG GATCTCACTTGTGGTATTAAAATATCTTGGCAAATACCTCATTTACCCCACCTAATGATAACGTTAGCCAAATGGGTTGAAAATCAGGATGCGGAAATAGTGGCTCTCTCACTTGGTGTCATTGTGAATTTGTGTTATAAAAATTTACCAGCAATTTATACACTCACCTCTAATGTAGATATgaagaaattaatgaaaatatgtctCAAGATGAAG GGTCCGATTGCTGAAGCTCATGCTTGTAAGCTATTAATAATTTGCGATCACATTAATGAAATGGGTCCGACAAGAGTATTGTTGAAACTAGTTGGGATAACCTTCACATCGATGAAAAAAGCTTTTGAATGTCGAGACCACATTGTTTTAAGGCAACTGGTTGAGTTTTATATAGATGTGGAAAAACAGAATCATGACCAGCAAAACGACGAGCTCAATGAGATTTACGAGAGGGAGTTCCGGGATCTTCTAGGG GTGTTGGAAAGAACCATAGCTTCCACTAACACCGAAGAAGGTCAGGGCGATATTTACAACCTGGGAGAATGCATAGCACTGTTCTTCCAATTCATACACCACCTAGTAGAAACCGATATGCGTTGTCTGAAACAGTTCTACCCCAAATTCATACAGATGAGTTTGAATTGGGTCCAAAGCGACGTGGTCTCCCCTCAATCCATAGCAATCTTGAAGGCTATAGCTATAAGAACGTCTCTCGAAGATACAGACATTCTGAAACCGATTGGGATCAGTCTGCCGGTGTTTCTGCTGTGTTTGGAGTCCGGAAGTCAGGATGACGAACCCTCGAACACTCAGCATAATAAGAAAATCGCGGCCCTGTTGGAATTGTTGAGGGTGCTGATGAAAGTGGACCACTTGAAGTCGAA AATCCTGATCGAAATAAAGGAAGAAACCATATGCAAAGTGTTTTATCCCCTTCTCGGTGATGATTCCCCACGGGTCAGGGCCACTTGCTCCGAAGAAGCTGTTGGCTTGTATACTCATGCCGTTGCCTTAGTGAATGAGCTAGCCAAAAATTGTGCCAACTGGGTGTCCATAAGAGAGAATTTATTGCAACAGAG GCAAATACATTACATAATTTCGCAAGCTTTGTACTGCGGTTCCAAAGAAATCAAGGGgctcatcttggaaatggccaGTCTTCCCGGTTTTCCCAATCACAACGTCGCAGAAGCCATGAGTTCCATGCAGAATCTGGTGTTTCTGACCTCACCGCCCCCCGCCAAAAACAGCCTGATCATGAACGAGATATCCACTCCAGTTCTGTCGGTTACGCAGGTAGAAAAGTTGGACAGTCTCATGATCAAACTGAAG GACATGATAGCCAATAGAAATTTTGTGGACATCTCTACGTCAGACGTTATGGAACTGTACGAGTATAAGTTGGCATCGATGGGACACGCGGAGAGAGCTGCCATGGCCAGCGTTGAGGCTGCTTCGGAAAGGTGCACACACCTCCAGCACAGGATGGCCCAGTTAACGGCAGAAATGAACAGTCTTCACCAGCTGCTGTTTCATACTCAGCAGAGACGAGAGGAGTTGGTCAAGACAAAGAAAGAACTGGAGGAAGCCGTTCAG ATGTGGACGAATTCTTTCGAAGCGGAGAAGGGACGGTGCAAAGCGGTGCAGAGCAGGCTGGCCCAAGAAGAGAAGAAGACTGCCAAACTGCAAGAAGAACTGGACGACACTTGCAAGAAATTAACAGAAGTTGTGGCCTCTAAAGATCAGTTGGAGGAACAGCAGACCAAGCTTAAACATCTGGTGTCGAAGTTAGAAGAGAATTGTTCGAGGTTGGAGAAGAATCTGTTGAAGAAAGAGGAGGCTTTGAAGAAGTCCACTTCTCAAAACGAAGATTTGAAAATG CGATTGGGTGATTTGGAGCAGCAACTGATGCAGAAGAACGAGATTTTGGAGAATAAAAACGAGGAGCTTCACGAGGCCTTGGAAGATCTGAAGGTTACGAAGCAGATAATCGATACCATCACGAAGGTTGCACAACAGCGTAAATGA